The Amblyomma americanum isolate KBUSLIRL-KWMA chromosome 11, ASM5285725v1, whole genome shotgun sequence genome includes the window CTATCGGCAGAAAACGGTTGCTGGTATCTGACAGATATCACCATTTTACTGACAGTTTTTTTAAAACCATTACAGTGCATTGAAGTATTGTTTTAGTAAAAACCTATGCATCCCAGTTAATTTAATGTTCGACACTGCCACTGCCTGCTGCCTAGGCCACAGGAAGCCATCTGGTCTTTGATGTCAGGGTTTCCAAACGCCACGGGAAACAGACATTCCCATAtgtaaaaaatttttaaaaattgtcctGCCATGTTTTAGAGCTCCACCGCCAGGTACAAATTTTACTAGGCAAGGCACTTTCGATTGCTGCGAAGAGATACAGCCGACAAAAGTTGGTAGACTGTCCCTTTAAGCATACATGACGTAAGTGGGCCCCCTCAATTATTTATAGCTCATATCCTCCTCCTGATGCCAGACAGCGGCAATACATGTCAACTGCTCTGTCTCAGTGAATACCCCGGGTGGAAAGACAGTGTGGTGTGAGGCGAATAATCTGTGCGTTCCCAAAGAACGTGGTCACACTGGACATTACACGTGACGGTTCAGCTTCGCTCTCGCCAAAACTCACATCAAGCAGGGCTGCCGTAGGTGGCGGGCTGGAGGCCAGGTAGAAGTCCTTGATCTCCAGCTTAGCGGTCTCGTCTTCGATGCGCTTGTTGTCCACCACCAGGTTGTAGGCAATTGCCAGCTGGTCATGCGGGTTGCCGCTGAGCAGTGCGCTGTGCAGCTCCTTCTCTTGAACGCCAAACTTCTACTCCAGGcaccattgcaaaaaaaaaaaagaaaaaagaaatgcaggaGAGGCAAACATACGTTAGGATCTGTCTTCTACAAAAGTGGCTCAAAATTCAAGTTAATGAGGGCTGGAAAGAGAAGAAGCCAAAGCGCAAAGCATGAACAAGAATCCTGGGTTCTGTTTCCCCGTGATGTCATGGACTTGAATAAAGTGATGCAGTATTGAGTAAGATGGCATCGATCCATGGTTATTTGGTGCTAATACTGAACAGAGACATGAAAAAAAGACGTGTCCTGTGAAATGCGTGAAGTTGCATCATGTCTCGTCTCTAGCCATGCCTGTCCATTCATGCATCACAAAATATTGATTACAGGCTCAATAAGAAGGCAGCAACGAGGTAATCACAATGAACCATTCTGACTTTGCGAATCTCCGATGCTCGTTTACATCAAACGGGTAGCAGAGTAATAACATGCTGCACCATGCAATGTCCACACCGTGAGGCATCAAATTACCTGGCTGCATGAGACAGGCAGCTGCTCTCAGTCCGTCACACAACAATGTGCATAGACACCACAACTGTTTCCATTATTCAGCCTCCAGATACACCTCGGTCCAGCCATGTACTCATGTTTGCCACATATGCATTTACCAAGAATGGGTCACGTATACAGAAATGTTTCTTGCATTTTATCCTATACTAAGACCTATTCTAACAGTTATTCTACATTTATTATATTTACAGAGTGCTCACTACTAGTATGAGTAAGGGATCTAAACATGATGCCGTATCAATAGTAATCGCAGTCAGTGTCATGGGAAATATTTTAACTTTTATATATACCTATGGTCTGTGGCTCATCATGTCACCAAGTACAACATGAAGGCTGCATAAGAATTACTAAAATTACTAGAAAGCCTGCCTAACAATACCAAACAAAGGTCTCAGGCAGAGAAAAATTATTTAAACATTTTGAGCAACAATGTGACATACCACCCCTCATTTTTTGAAGCACAGATACTGCACTgctgaggtggcagatatgcaaACCTCTGGTGACATGTGCATGTCCTAACTTGTAAGAGTTATAAAATCACCAAGTGTACAATATCATTTCATGCAACTCGCTTGTTTGTTGCAAGTTTTGCTGCAACAGGATGAAGTGAGAGAAACTGACCATACCTCACAAACAACTTTCACAGCATCCATGTCGATTATCGAAGCATCATTATCGTTAGGTAGCGGGAACAGGTAGGCGGGCAGATCCTTCTTAAACCAGTCATGGTttctgaaaaatgaaaaaaaaaaaaaaaatccttgagaCTACAGTAGGAGGCATCTCAGCCTACTTCACTGTTTACACTCTGCTTGGTGGAAGAGGAAATGAAATGCACAGGTCAATATTATGCCACAGTTTAACATCAAGTAGATAAAGATTGAAAATCCTTATGAACACACACATATACACTAAACACACAAATGTATATGCATGCACAGAAACAAACGATCTGTCTGCCTGACTGCCACAAGTAAATGTAAGCACGGCATGTTTGTGTGTGCCTATTTGTCAGCAAAGAAAGAATCCGGCTGGATTACATATGCCATCACATGTATACTGCCATTAAAGTTCCTGCAGcggattctttttttctttcattcacaTCTGTATCATGTGCAGTTTACACTCTCTGAGTGCTCACGAGGCGCAACCCTCACAATACCAGGGATCCACAAAAAGCTGACATTTGCCGAGAGGCTCTCTCTGGTTTCCTTCATTTTGTGCCTAGAAATGTGCAGGAAGCTGTCTCTAagcacagcatgcaaaaaaaaccgAATGTTTAGGTCATGAGATGACAAAGTAAAGGCTGCTACCAGTTGCAAGTGTAAACAAGCTAGTTATGTTTGTAAGAATGGTttcctgaggaaaggaaatggcgcagtaactgtctctcttCTCGGTGGAAACCACAACTGCACTGTGAGGGAAgatatgaaggagggagtgaaagggctGCTCCGATTTTACTGAAGCTTTCATGGTACGCTGTCCACAGTTTTCCGGTCCTTTGTGCCAAGTTTTGCAGCGGGGTGGTTTTTTTGTTCCGGTGGAAATTAATTTAAGAATTTCCCATTTCATGGCCTCACTCAGGGAGAATAACATGAGCAACCTTGTGCGTGTGTGATGTTACTGGATGCATAGGCATTGAAATTAGCTCTGTTtttgctgaaggacaaaattGTGAGCTGGGTTTGGTCATGCCAGACAAAAAAATGGCCCAAGTTCTCAATTACAGTTGTCAGTTTAGCCAATCAACATGCACTGGGTAGGTTTTGTGACAGTAACCATGACATTGCAGGACCATCTGTCGTGACCTCATCGTTTGGTCGAAACCCAGTTTCGGCATCCTCGTTTTCATAGTTTTTAATTATTTCTACTCGGCATCTTGAGAAACGTTTTTTTCTGTGCTGGAGAAAGGGGGGACTAGGGAATGTTATGTGATTATCAACTCAAAACGTTCAAAAACCCCCGGAGATGGCCtttaaggaaggaagaaagaaacaggtgctgcagtggaggaggGCTAtggaaaaattttgaccacctgaaaATCTATAAtgtgcacagcacaagggcaccttttgcgttctgcctctatcaaaatgcggACGCGCGGCAGGAACTTAATCCAAGTCCTCCACCTCAGTAGCTGGGtgcccaaccactgagccactgcggcgagtgTTTGTTAGTAAATGGAGGAATACACAGGCACTTTCTTCAAGGAGGAGAGAGAAAGATTGTAAAAGCAGCACAGTGGACATCAGAGATATGCACGAATGCTAATAGCATTGCTGAACAGCTGGAGTGTGCTTAACGCTTGCATTCAGATTCTGACAAATTCTAAGCCCTGCAACAAGCCCATTTATGCAACTAGAACTCAACAATTTCGACAGCAGCTTTTAATGTCCTGGGCCACCTGAAAAGAGGTGAAAAGTTGGAACACTGCTTGTTGGTTAGGCTGCAGAATGGCCTTACTTAATGTCCTCCATTGTAGCTCGCTTCATGGGGTCCACTTGCAGGCAGTGGATGAGCAGGCTGACAACTGACTTGTTGAGGTAGTCCGGGATCGGGAAAACACCAGCTGCACACGTGCAAAGCACCCACATCAACAGGAGAGGAACACACACATCACGATGCAGGATAAATATGCTGTTTGCACAGAAACCCGACTACATTGCAAGTCACTGGCTAGCTGTAGAGAGGAAATGTGGGCTAGTTCCTAAAATAGTCTACAGAGAAAAACAGAAATTTGTCCCCATGGTAACATAGAGTGCAGCCAATTCAACCAGTGATGTAAAACCAGCCAGCCAGTAATGTGAGAAGGGCAGAATGTTTGACAAACTCAAGGCAGCAAATGCCTCCCTGGTGCAGTTTATAAAACATCCCATGGTAACACACTTTGGAATTTCACAAAACCACATCGATTTGCCAACAGCACCACTCAAACCATAACTCCAGTTTTGTATGGCAATGTAACAGCAACTTCTGAAGTAGAATCAGTGCACACCACTGATTTAAATCCATCTAGTGTCACCTTTCGCAACACATAATATAAATGTGGCATGACTTTAGGCATGACTACACAGTCATTCTAGACACGTGCTTGTTTTACAGTGAAATATGCTTTTCGGGAGCCCTCTCCATTAGACTCGGAGCATAGACCGTTAACATCCAGACCCATGTCATCACATGACAAGTGACACCCATGTGACCAGAACCAGCACATGACCGTCAGCCCGTTGTGGTAGCCTAGGTTACCACAGTCTGTAGGTTTTGGGCATTAGAAAAAGACAGGCAGAAGCATGGGGACAGCTTTCACGGAGTTCAGCATGCCATACAGTAGAGCTTATTAAGCAATTGTCGTCTTTTACTTTCCTCGACAAAATGAATACTGAAGTAACAAACACCATGCAGAACTTACACTTGATTTTGCGGAACAAGGTTGGGACATGCTCATCATCAAATGGAAGCTGCAAAAGAGTGCCATGTAAGCAAGAGCAACATAAATCAAGTGTTCAGTCAACTATTGTCAAATGTCTTAGAGCAAAAGAAGTTGCATGTTCGATTAAATTCTCCCAATAGAAACACTACAATGGAAGTACACAAAATTCACCTGCACCTGCATGCATGTCATCCCTGCCCGTTATCTGCTACTCTTATATCACAGATGTTGGTAAAAATGGGAGTCCTAACAGCTCATGAAAAGTGAACATGCTTCTTTTTCAAATCTTCATACATCAGCGGGATTCTAGGTGAAAACGTCAAGATGAGAAGGCCGCACCGCGTAACCAGCTCAAAGACTAAAAGAAACACACACCGTTCCACAAAGGAGTGCGTACAGTATGACACCGCAGCTCCAAATGTCAACTTCAGGGCCAGCATAAAGCCTGTGATGAAGGAAGCAAAAAAAGTATCAACACATGCAAACCTCGCCTGGGCTTGTAAAGTAAAGCCACAAATGACAAACCAAAAGTGTGTCAAGAAAAGGCTACGCACTTTCCAGAAATAACCTCAGGTGCAGCATAATTGGGAGACCCACAGCTTGTCCTCAGGAATTCACCGTCCATCATCATGTTAGAAAGTCCTAGGGAAAATAGGTACACAGCAATGTCACTAACCGCATTACGAGTATGAGCTTCAGAGCATTAGCGAAAGCTTTTGATGCTGTTTTAAGCAAGGTCCAAACTACTGCCTTTTGTTACAATGCGTCACGTGAGCATGAACTCACCAAAATCTGCGATTTTGACGTTCAGATTTTGGTCGAGCAGAAGGTTCTCGGGCTTTAAGTCGCGGTGGACAACCATGTGCCGATGACAGTATGCCACGCCCGAGATGATTTGTTGGAAGAAACGACGAGCTTCCGACTCTTTCAGCTGCAAAGTGAAAGATGAATGGAAGAATGCATTAGTGCCAGTTGTTAGCACATCTTGGAACAAATTTCCTTGATGAATGGATTAACTAGTGTTCCCATCATGAACTTAGTTAACAAAGCAGAAACTGTGCACCTTCTTGATAACTGACTGCAGCTGCTTAAACACTTGGTTTAACACCACATGAACATGCAGGAACAAGCTACTTCCATGTCTGGAACATATCTGGTTAGCTCTTTACGCATTTTAACTTTAAAACTTGTTCCAAACTGCACAGCTCAAGCTGCAATGGGAAGTGGTAGTTCACTGAACAAGCTCTACACCTCTGTTCACTTGAACATTATGCTGTACTATCTGCCTCACCTTTCCGTGCTTCACAATGTAGTCAAAGAGTTCGCCGCCACACACATACTCCATGATCATGAAAATGTCAGTCGGAGTGCTGATGACCTGATACCTGAATGAGAAGCAGAGACATAAGTTGCCATTTAACAAAGCCCAGTTACACTGTGCTTAACTGAGTTTTTCGTGATGGTTTCGCTTACAATTTGATGATATGAGGGTGCCGAAAGAGCTTGAGGTTTTGTATCTCCCGTCTGATCTTTCCGACGACATCGAGATTCTTTATCTTTTGCCGGTTCAGGATCTTCACGGCAACCTTGTGACCGGTCAGTTGGTGACATGCCGCTGTTGGAGAACGAAATAAATAGCAGCCACGGATTTTGAAACCACCAGCAGACCGCCAAAGTGACTGCACACGCCAGCTCCTTGTGTTTCAGCCGTCAAGAACAAAGGGAATAGCAGGGTGGGCGAAAAACCAGTAATGTGCACTTCTCATGGCTCGGCGCATTAATGAACTCGCTCAAGTGTTGCGCAAATTAACCTGTTGTCCGCAGGCGAGCAACAGCTGCACGTCACCTTCGCCGAGATTTTTCTCGCATTCGCAGCGGTTTGCGAGAATTAAGACGGCCCGCTGCATACCAACTTCGGTATGCAGCGAATAACTACAACCATGCGCAGTATTCCAGAGCGAGTTTACAAATGCAGCATTTTCATTTCACATCAACGCCAGGATTCCGGGGGCTGAAAAGGCGACCAAAAAGTAGCGACCCAACACATGAAATTTCGCAGACGAAAGCGAGTAGCAACAACTGCGGCCAGCAAGCCTTGTCGGCTTGCAATTCGCACCCGCTACGTTTTCAGAGATTTAGTTTTTCCGCGGACGGTCTGCAGTCGGCTACTGCGAAGCACACTCCACGAGCAAGTTAAAGCGGCGGCATAAACACGTGCTACTGCAAATAAAGACGCATTGAAAGGTGCACTTACTTTTCACTTTGCCAAATGTGCCGACACCGAGTGTTTCCCCTAGAATATAGTGTCCTATTTTGACCAGCGGCTGCCCTTGAGCGCCTTGAGGTTGCGATTTGTCCGCCATTTTTTCTTAGGCACTGCGGTGCAAACACATGTTTTCGATCTCGTGCAGCCAGCAGACTGCGTTACGCTAGGTGACTGAAGCGAAAACAGCGTTATTCGTCGCGCGTACACAACGGGATAAATTTAGGTATCGCAGTTATCAAACGATTATGTCGTAAACAACTCAAGAAAAGAGTCAAAAGTGTTTACCACTCTTTTATAAACAGCTGTTTTCACTTTAAGCAGGTGTCGCCATCGGTCGGCAGTGTAGCACACCATTGAGCTCAGCCTCCGAGATCAAAAGCCTCCCGGGTGAACTTATTAGTGACGTCATCCAAATTTGTTCTCGGAGTCCACGTTTAATGGTGGAGAGACGAGCGTGCTGCGTGGAACATTTTTTCTGTTGTTCAGACCTAGAAGGCTCGTGCACGTTCTGTGATGAGCGCATAGATACCATGGCTCGCTACGACCCCAAGGAAAGGTTCAGGTATATCAAAGAGCTTGTGACGGAGTTTCAAGTCAGCTGCTCCAACGGTAAGTGGCGCTATGCCTGATTTTGTATGGCGTCGCAAGCAGAAACTGAAACCGCTTGTCAACTTTGGTTGTTATGTTCCAGAGGCCAAAGAGCAAGTTCTTGCCAATCTAGCCAACTTTGCCTACGACCCCGTAAATTATGAGCATTTCAAACGTTTGAACATACTCAGCCTCTTCATTGGTAAGTTTTGCCGAGTGCTGTTCGCCAGCCTGCCCTGTTCGCGCAGTcggattttcattttttttttttttcattctgtcgTTTACAGATCAATTGGACAGCTCTGACGATAACCTGAGGGAGTTTGCCATTGGCGGGATCTGCAATTTGTGTTCAGGTGAGTGTCTTCGGCAGCAAATTTATTAGCACTTACCTTTAAGAGCGTTGTTCTACTCCGAATAAACAAACGGAGACATGTTCAAGCTTGTTTGCTTTTCACCATCGATTGTTTCGCCCTACCGCGCAATCCTTGTCGCGCAAAAGTAACTATCAACACCCTTGGGTTTGAAAAGTTTGCTGCAAGCAGACTTGTTACTCGACGTAATGGCGTGGTTAGAAATTACGGCACTGAAGGCACACGTTTAAAGTTCATTATCTACGCAGACCTAGTTGGAATTAACATTCAATCAGGACTGAGGAATTTGCTTGACAGTCTCAGTCGGCGTATCGAAAATTCATTCCATTGATTTGTGGCGCGCGGTCAAGGCCAGACTTGCTTTGACAGAGTTAGATgtaggtgaatttttttttttttctgcagcggtATGCCTGCGTATCAGTGAGGATGGTGTTGAGCCCCATTGCCCACTCTCCTTGTACTAGGGCAGATGGCGCATTGTGCGTTGCATGTGGACATACTTTGATGCGCTGGTCTACAACTGAGTTTGTGCTTAATTATGCTGGCTTCCTTACAGATCAGGACTTCCGTGCAGAGGTCTTGAAACCTGAGAACTTGGACAAAGTAGTGAGGTGCCTCTCTAACTCGCAGGAAGAGACTGTGTTGTCTACTATAACAACACTTATTTCCCTTGGCCTCTCTGGCTGTCAAACTGGTACGTGTTTATTTCACACAGTTTAGTCACATTTTGGCTGCATTTTATCGCCAGATTCCACCGGTTTCTGACGTATGACTACTTTGTGCAAACCTTGTGTTCACTTGTTGATTTTGCTTAATTCGTAGTGATACTGAGCACCTACTGCTGGCCATTTTTTACATGAGTACTGCAGTTTGCAATCAGTTTAACAACTCGTCTGTTTGAGATTTGAGAAATTGATATGAGGAAAAAACTGTGAAGTTTCCTCACATCAAACTGTGAAGTAGGTGCAGCTTAAAATGCTGTGCTGTGATGCTGAGTAGTGATGTGCAGTGCTTGTTGCGTCCATCTCTCATCTTCTATCCCCGTTTTTTGTGCCTATAGTACATTTCATTTTGTTCAAACCTCTGTCTTGCTGAATGCAATGAACTGGTGCGAGTTGGTATTTAATGCTGTCCCGTTTTGTTCAAACCCATGGACAGACCCTGTTGTACTGGTATGTCTTGTGTAGTTGGTGCCTAGTCCTTTTGCATCTATTTTTTAGAATATACAATGCATCCTTGCGTGCATCTGAACTCTGTAGGAATCAGTTGATTATCAGGGCAGTTTGTCTTTCCTCTTCTTGTGTGCATGTGCAATTACATCATGAGTGCGAGACTTGTTTGGTTATTGCAGTGCTGCTTATTGCATGAAGACAATAGGGGGAATAAGGATGTCTTTGCTTATGGATGATGGAACTTTATAGCAGCAGCTGTTAAGCGCTTGTTCCCTGGGTTTCAGGTCATAGTAGTCAATAACTAGTGGGTGATTGCCACGAGAACCACCCGAAGGCTGCTTCCCACGTAAGGAGAAGTTAGTGACGGAAATGAAGCAGTGTGCACCCGAAGGGTGGTTCTGTTAACATTGGAACCATCCTAAGAGTGGTTatttactgtggaaggaggagggtacagTAAGAGGAAAAGGAATCTGCAACAGGAGGGTGGTCACCATGGGAATCACCCAGAAGGTGGGTACCCCGGAAGAAGTGTATGACAAGATTGGAGCAACGTATACCCGGAGGGTGGTGAGTAAGGCGGAGAGTATATAGCAAGAGTGGAGGAATTTGCATTAGGAGTATGGTTATTATGAAAGGTGGAGGGTATGGTGGGTGCAAAGATTGCACATTAGTGTAATCGTGAAGTGAAAACACATGAACAGCTATCGCTGAGTCCCACCTTGCACAGTGGTAATcgtcccgtgttttttttttgtgcatgttagAAAGGTTCAAGTAAAGGGTGGTCATAATATTGTTAAACTTTTTGTGATGCAGACATAACCACGGCATCTGTGATCGACTGCATGTTGCGGTACTCCGAATCGCCAAACACACGGCTCAGCAACCTTGCAAAGATCTTCCTTGAAGACATATGCAGTCCTGAACAGATCAGCAACGTCGCAGGTGCAGCCACCGCTGTTCCATAAAGCAAAACACCAAACATCTTTTGTGCCCAGTATCAACTTGTCTTTGTTGGGCTGGCAAGCATTGTTTAACATGTGTAAATAAAGTTTCATGACATAGCCAGTCGTGCTGTATAGACCTATTAAGATGGAGAGTCTTGTGTAAAGACTAACATTTAATGTAAGTGGACAGAGAGAATGCATTTCCTTGGCACTATATTTGTACATACAGAAGGTCAATCCAGCACTCGTATTGGCAGCAGTAGACTGTGTTCAGAATCTGCTGTGATTAAAACTATCCTCGCATTTTCATGTCTATTCCACTGTACCTATTATATGTGGGGTGTCTTGGAATAAAAAATTGAATTTATGTTGAACAACGCCTTTGATAGTGCCTTCCTCAGCTTTCTATGTCCACCATAGCTGATGCTGCTTGGAACGAGAAGGGCAGTTATGGCTAACTGTGTGTGGCTCTACATAATCACAAGTTTCCTTTTGAATGACTAAAATTTGAGTAATTCattcgtaaataaataaattttctaCTTTATACTGTAATGCATTTTGAATCCAGTTTTCTTACCAGCTTTATGGCATTTTGCTTGGTGTTCTCATTACGGTAGTAAGCCATGGAGAACATGATGGAATCTGTAATTGAACCACGGTGGAAGAATAGACATAGTCTATTCTTCCACCGTGGTTCAATTACAGATTCCATCATGTTCTCCATGGCTTACTACCGTAATGAGAACACCAAGCAAAATGCCATAAAGCTGGTAAGAAAACTGGGTTCAAAATGCATTACAGTATAAAATCGAAAATTTATTCATTCACGAATGAATTACTCAAATTTACTCAAATGGACTATTCTTCCACCGTGCATTGAACAGTGCAGTGTAACTACCATAGTGCTTTTGGTGTTGCAGTGAGCAACAGATTGAGGGCCCTGCTTGTTTTACAGAACTTCCCCAGCATTGGATATGGTTGCATGGTGCTGTGGCCTTCGTAGTTTGCACAAAAGGCTCCTCTGTAGTGTGCACATTGCTTATAGATTGAGCATGTGAGTGCCGCAAGGGCACTGATTACACCGCATTAGCTtgggtacagtgaactagaatgtTTAGTATGGTGTAGCTTAGTTGCAGGCTTCAATAGTACAAAGTCGTAATTCAGAGATCTGTTGAATTATGTATGGCAGACATTTGTAATGGGAAAGGCATTCACTCTAAACTGTAGGCATGGGTGTTTATAGTTATGAGGGTAGCAAGACCTCATGACAGTGGTGACGCACACTTGTAGGATTAAGGTGCATCATAGCGTAATTAGACACAAACTCTTTCACAGCAAGCACAGTGTTGTGAGCTCTACCAAGGCTAATTCCACTCTTGGATCTACCAAGAAGCAGCAGCGGAAAAGAACATGGACAgctgttgctttatttttattgccTTAAGTACCACCAACTGGAGTGGACAGTGCAGTATGGAACGCTAGATGAATTGGCACGAAGCCATGTTGAACAACTTTTAAAGGGGACGGAAGCATAGAAAAGATGACAGGGATTCTCACATGAACAATCTACGCGAATGTATCTGAGCTTTCAGACCGAAACATGCTTTAATCTTTAAAGGAGACTGTGATCTGCATTTGCTTGGAAAAAGACAACTCTATGGCACGTGACGGGACTGAACACAACATAAACTGGATCAGTGCTGTCTACAGGCTTTATTTTTAAAATCCTGAATAACCTACAAAAATGCAAGCACATTTTAAATGCCTGTGCATGTTCTTTGACCACACCGcagatttctttttcaaaacTATGAATTTGTCAGTCTCCATACTTCTAACTTTTTGTAATAGTTGCAGCTCTTGCCAAACAAATTTTTACAAAACACTGAACTAGTGCCCGGCAGtctattctttcttttcttcccggTGGTGGCGTTTCTTGCTGTAGGAAACTGACCTGACAAGAGCCTAAACAGAATGCATGTTATGCCACTTGGCACAAGTTCATGCTGACTGGCACAGCACGATAGACGATGCAAACAAGATCGTTCTCTTGTCTTCTCCTTTGTGTTTTTGCGTTGCGGCTGCCAACATGAGCACTTGAGAAGTTACCAGGTTTTCCATCTTGGTTTATTACATTTCTTTTATCGTGGGTACCTTTTCTAATGCCTATGTGGTTTTTGCAAACCTCAGATTCCTCTTAATGGAATTCAGACACCAAACTTTGGATATCTGTCCAGTCTTCGCAATGATGTAAAAGACTTAAGTAAACGTATAATGCTGAGTTGCGCTGGTTGGTATACATTCATTGTAAAGGTACAGGTTCATTGAAGTGTTTGTCCTGTGTCTTTTTCTGTGGTCCCtcgtcttttgcactgttttaTGTTGAATTTGTAAACACATAGAGTTTGGCTATGCCCAGATTGCATAAACAGTTTATAATGAAATTCTCTTATTAAGCTGTTTTGGTTTCTGCAACTGGACATTGGCTACGACATGAGAGTTGTAGTTTTGGTCATGTGATGGACACAAAAAAGTACACTATCTTAGCCGCTGCCTTATTCattgtcattcctgctcttggGGCAGGCTAGCTGGTGCAAGAGTGGGAGTGAATTAATACAACAAAGCAgcgattatactgcagttttttttgtgcctcacatTACCTAAAGTAAGCTTTGACATCATAACCAATGCTCGGAAGTTTTTAACCAAATCGTAAGAGAAAGAAATTAAATTGTAAGTGAAGCTCACGTGGTGACCCATCTATACTAATGTGTTACGTACtactgaaaagaagaaaacatgcatccAAAGGTTTGGTGTCCATACTCCTTAATGGTTGCGATTCAGGACTTGAGTGTCCTCGTATCTCATTCAGCGCTTTGACAGGTGCTGCACAGTGCCGCCCATTTGAACAGATGTACACCGTTTCATGGTGTACGTCAAGGTAGGTTGCAAGATGCTTCTGTTCCGCTCCAAGTACCGTCTGCGCCGCA containing:
- the AMPKalpha gene encoding AMP-activated protein kinase alpha subunit, which translates into the protein MADKSQPQGAQGQPLVKIGHYILGETLGVGTFGKVKTACHQLTGHKVAVKILNRQKIKNLDVVGKIRREIQNLKLFRHPHIIKLYQVISTPTDIFMIMEYVCGGELFDYIVKHGKLKESEARRFFQQIISGVAYCHRHMVVHRDLKPENLLLDQNLNVKIADFGLSNMMMDGEFLRTSCGSPNYAAPEVISGKLYAGPEVDIWSCGVILYALLCGTLPFDDEHVPTLFRKIKSGVFPIPDYLNKSVVSLLIHCLQVDPMKRATMEDIKNHDWFKKDLPAYLFPLPNDNDASIIDMDAVKVVCEKFGVQEKELHSALLSGNPHDQLAIAYNLVVDNKRIEDETAKLEIKDFYLASSPPPTAALLDQSPQRPHPERLGSRQRMLSGGNGADRKGTPMKRAKWHLGIRSQSKPHDIMNEVYRAMKALNFEWKVVNPFHVRVRRKNPNNARPVKMSLQLYQVEYKSFLLDFKSLPTNEETAPQDPSVAETNYTQVHNTMEFFEMCAALITQLAR
- the LOC144111070 gene encoding armadillo repeat-containing protein 7-like; amino-acid sequence: MVERRACCVEHFFCCSDLEGSCTFCDERIDTMARYDPKERFRYIKELVTEFQVSCSNEAKEQVLANLANFAYDPVNYEHFKRLNILSLFIDQLDSSDDNLREFAIGGICNLCSDQDFRAEVLKPENLDKVVRCLSNSQEETVLSTITTLISLGLSGCQTDITTASVIDCMLRYSESPNTRLSNLAKIFLEDICSPEQISNVAGAATAVP